From a region of the Pukyongiella litopenaei genome:
- the mepA gene encoding penicillin-insensitive murein endopeptidase, producing MSQAGTADAAPLAKQLFGAKSTASHQKPAPYGSYSRGCVAGAVQLPETGPTWQAMRLSRNRNWGHPETIGFIRDLSGFAARQPGWNGLYIGDISQPRGGPMLSGHRSHQIGLDIDIWMLPASRLNLSRQKRENISSISTRRAEGAYVNGNWSRAHHQILRAAARDKRVARIFVFPGAKVQMCKDAKGNRNWLRKIRPWWGHHYHFHVRLACPRGMRGCVDQDPPPRGDGCAEAQQWVNNILNPPPPKPRDPNAPAPKKRREYVLADLPKQCVSVLQSQ from the coding sequence ATGTCGCAGGCGGGAACGGCGGATGCCGCGCCGCTGGCCAAGCAACTGTTCGGCGCCAAATCCACCGCGTCGCACCAGAAACCCGCCCCCTATGGCAGCTATTCCCGCGGATGTGTCGCCGGCGCCGTGCAACTGCCGGAAACCGGCCCCACCTGGCAGGCGATGCGGCTGAGCCGCAACCGCAACTGGGGCCACCCCGAAACCATCGGTTTCATCCGCGACCTGTCCGGCTTTGCCGCGCGGCAGCCGGGCTGGAACGGGCTCTATATCGGCGATATCAGCCAGCCGCGCGGCGGACCGATGCTGTCGGGGCACCGCAGCCACCAGATCGGGCTCGATATCGACATCTGGATGTTGCCCGCCTCGCGGCTGAACCTCAGCCGCCAGAAGCGCGAGAACATCTCGTCGATCTCGACGCGCCGCGCCGAGGGCGCCTATGTCAACGGCAACTGGAGCCGCGCCCATCACCAGATCCTGCGCGCGGCGGCCAGGGACAAGCGGGTGGCGCGGATCTTCGTGTTCCCCGGCGCCAAGGTTCAGATGTGCAAGGATGCAAAGGGCAACCGCAACTGGCTGCGCAAGATCCGGCCCTGGTGGGGCCACCATTATCATTTCCATGTCCGGCTGGCCTGTCCGCGCGGGATGCGCGGCTGCGTCGACCAGGATCCGCCGCCCCGGGGCGATGGCTGCGCCGAGGCCCAGCAATGGGTGAACAACATTCTCAATCCACCGCCGCCCAAGCCGCGCGACCCGAACGCGCCCGCACCCAAAAAACGCCGCGAATATGTGCTGGCGGATCTGCCCAAGCAATGCGTTTCGGTCCTGCAATCGCAATAG
- a CDS encoding MFS transporter — protein MAEISARKRIWGWFFFDWASQPYNTLLLTFIFGPYVKEMLGDGTRAQSAWGFGIGAAGIVIAILAPVLGAMADTAGNRMRWIWLFSIMYVVGSFGLWFAHPDHFDLLLVLCLFAIGLIGMEFATIFTNSMLPDLGTPEEIGRISGNGWAFGYVGGLLALVIMLLFFSENAATGTTMLGRSPALGLNPAAREGTRFVGPLTGLWFIVFMVPFFLYVRDPKPRGTDGAAVAAALRGLGQTLRGLPANRSLFAYLGSSMFYRDALNGMYTFGGIYAAGVLNWSVIDTGLFGILAIITGAIFAWLGGRVDSALGPKPVIVAGILTLTVVAVAILFVSREAVFGMPVEPGSKMPDTAFYILGALIGAAGGTLQSASRTMMVRQANPARMAEAFGLYALAGKATSFIAPLLIGVVTLWTGSQQWGVTPLIGLFLLGLFLLAWVKPEGDRAAWDTSEEPPR, from the coding sequence ATGGCGGAGATATCGGCGCGCAAGCGGATCTGGGGCTGGTTCTTCTTCGACTGGGCCAGCCAGCCCTACAACACCCTCCTGCTGACCTTCATTTTCGGACCCTATGTCAAGGAAATGCTGGGCGACGGGACGCGCGCGCAATCGGCCTGGGGTTTCGGCATCGGCGCGGCGGGCATCGTGATCGCGATCCTGGCACCGGTGCTGGGGGCGATGGCGGATACCGCGGGCAACCGGATGCGCTGGATCTGGTTGTTTTCGATCATGTATGTGGTCGGCAGCTTCGGCCTCTGGTTCGCCCATCCCGACCATTTCGACCTGCTGCTGGTCCTGTGCCTGTTCGCCATCGGCCTGATCGGGATGGAATTCGCGACCATATTCACCAACTCGATGCTGCCCGATCTCGGCACGCCCGAGGAAATCGGCCGCATTTCGGGCAATGGCTGGGCGTTCGGCTATGTGGGCGGGCTGCTGGCGCTGGTGATCATGCTGCTGTTCTTTTCCGAGAACGCGGCCACCGGAACCACCATGCTGGGGCGCTCGCCCGCGCTGGGGCTGAACCCGGCCGCGCGCGAAGGCACCCGTTTTGTCGGGCCGCTGACCGGGCTGTGGTTCATCGTCTTCATGGTGCCGTTCTTTCTCTATGTCCGCGACCCCAAACCGCGCGGCACCGATGGCGCGGCGGTGGCCGCGGCCCTGCGCGGGCTGGGGCAAACGCTGCGCGGCCTGCCCGCCAACCGCAGCCTGTTCGCCTATCTCGGATCGTCGATGTTCTACCGCGACGCGCTCAACGGCATGTATACGTTCGGCGGCATCTACGCGGCCGGCGTGCTGAACTGGAGCGTGATCGACACCGGCCTGTTCGGCATCCTCGCGATCATCACCGGCGCGATCTTTGCCTGGCTCGGCGGGCGCGTGGACAGCGCGCTGGGACCGAAACCCGTGATCGTCGCGGGCATCCTGACGCTGACGGTGGTCGCGGTGGCGATCCTGTTCGTATCCCGTGAGGCGGTGTTCGGCATGCCGGTCGAGCCCGGATCGAAGATGCCCGACACCGCGTTCTACATCCTCGGCGCGCTGATCGGCGCGGCCGGCGGCACGCTGCAATCGGCGAGCCGGACGATGATGGTGCGCCAGGCCAACCCCGCCCGCATGGCCGAGGCGTTCGGGCTCTATGCGCTGGCCGGCAAGGCGACATCCTTCATCGCGCCGCTGCTGATCGGCGTGGTCACATTGTGGACCGGCAGCCAGCAATGGGGCGTCACCCCGCTCATTGGGCTGTTCCTGTTGGGGCTGTTTCTGCTAGCATGGGTCAAACCCGAGGGGGATCGAGCAGCATGGGACACCTCAGAAGAGCCGCCGCGCTGA
- a CDS encoding YggT family protein, protein MMAIYGPLQLILSVVYFVMIAHIIMSWLISFQVLNLRQQFVAQIWYGLNQLLEPIYRPIRNILPNTGTIDLAPLVALIIVISLRAYILPTIFGFM, encoded by the coding sequence ATGATGGCAATCTACGGCCCGCTTCAGCTGATCCTCAGCGTGGTCTACTTCGTGATGATCGCGCATATCATCATGAGCTGGCTGATCAGTTTCCAGGTCCTGAACCTGCGCCAGCAATTCGTGGCGCAGATCTGGTACGGGCTGAATCAGTTGCTCGAGCCGATCTATCGCCCGATCCGGAACATCCTGCCCAATACCGGGACCATCGACCTGGCGCCGCTGGTGGCGCTGATCATCGTGATCTCGCTGCGCGCCTATATCCTGCCGACGATCTTCGGCTTCATGTAA
- the recQ gene encoding DNA helicase RecQ, producing the protein MQRADDILREIFGFDCFRPGQEEIVHAVAAGENVLAIMPTGGGKSLCFQLPALLRDGVTVVISPLIALMRDQVRALQEAGVAAGALTSGNTGEENDAVFAALNEGRLKLLYMAPERLASGAAAAMLRRAGVSLIAVDEAHCVSQWGHDFRPDYLRIGELRRALRVPLAAFTATADAETRTEIVEKLFDGGTPRVFLRGFDRPNIHLAFAAKDGPRQQILRFADARRGQSGIVYCGTRAKTETLADALEVDGHNACAYHGGMEPADRRAVEDRFAREDGLIVVATVAFGMGVDKPDIRWVAHADLPKSIEAYYQEIGRAGRDGAPAETLTLFGADDIRLRRTQIDESPAAPERRAADHARLNALLGLAEALGCRRRMLLRYFGETAEPCGYCDLCDTPPETFDGTQAVRKALSAILRTGEWFGTGHLTDILTGNATEKVRARGHDALPTFGVGGEFDRRGWQAVFRQMMGHDLVRPDPERHGALRLTDAALPILRDAATIDLRRDTIRAAGRRPDTPRALVSDEDAPLLAALKARRRDLAETARMPAYMVFTDRTLIEMAETRPADLDAMARISGVGAKKLDRYGAEFLAVINGAADIPHPARRKLAGQGAGDLYDRLLAVQTDLARGACGTLKPMSCPAPLLARVAQLRPGDAGTLERLLGDRRAERFGPAFLDVLQGAG; encoded by the coding sequence ATGCAACGCGCCGACGACATCTTGCGCGAGATATTCGGTTTCGACTGCTTCCGGCCCGGGCAGGAAGAGATCGTCCATGCGGTGGCCGCAGGCGAAAACGTGCTGGCGATCATGCCCACGGGCGGTGGCAAATCCCTGTGTTTCCAGCTGCCCGCGCTGCTGCGCGACGGCGTCACGGTGGTCATCTCGCCGCTGATCGCGCTGATGCGGGACCAGGTGCGCGCGCTGCAGGAGGCCGGTGTGGCCGCCGGCGCGCTGACCTCGGGCAATACCGGCGAAGAAAACGACGCCGTGTTCGCCGCGCTGAACGAAGGCCGGCTGAAACTGCTCTACATGGCGCCCGAACGGCTGGCCTCGGGCGCGGCGGCGGCGATGCTGCGGCGGGCGGGCGTGTCGCTGATCGCGGTGGACGAAGCCCATTGCGTCAGCCAGTGGGGCCATGATTTCCGCCCCGATTATCTGAGGATCGGCGAATTGCGGCGGGCGCTGCGGGTGCCGCTGGCGGCATTCACCGCGACCGCCGATGCCGAAACCCGCACCGAGATCGTGGAAAAGCTGTTTGACGGGGGAACGCCGCGCGTGTTCCTGCGCGGGTTCGACCGGCCCAACATCCACCTGGCCTTTGCCGCCAAGGATGGGCCGCGCCAGCAGATCCTGCGCTTTGCCGATGCGCGGCGCGGGCAGTCGGGGATCGTCTATTGCGGCACCCGCGCCAAGACCGAAACGCTGGCGGACGCGCTGGAGGTCGACGGCCACAACGCCTGCGCCTATCACGGCGGCATGGAGCCGGCCGACCGCCGCGCGGTCGAGGATCGCTTTGCCCGCGAAGACGGTCTGATCGTGGTCGCCACCGTCGCCTTCGGCATGGGCGTGGACAAGCCAGACATCCGCTGGGTGGCCCATGCGGACCTGCCCAAGTCGATCGAGGCCTATTACCAGGAAATCGGCCGCGCCGGGCGCGATGGCGCCCCGGCGGAAACGCTGACCCTGTTTGGCGCCGATGACATCCGCCTGCGCCGCACCCAGATCGACGAAAGCCCCGCCGCGCCCGAACGCCGCGCCGCCGATCACGCCCGTCTGAACGCGCTGCTGGGCCTGGCCGAGGCGCTGGGCTGCCGCCGCCGGATGCTGCTGCGCTATTTCGGTGAAACCGCCGAACCCTGCGGGTATTGCGATCTCTGCGACACCCCGCCCGAAACCTTCGACGGTACCCAGGCCGTGCGCAAGGCGCTGTCGGCGATCCTGCGCACCGGCGAATGGTTCGGCACCGGGCACCTGACCGACATCCTGACCGGAAACGCGACCGAAAAGGTCCGCGCGCGCGGCCATGACGCGCTGCCCACCTTCGGCGTCGGCGGCGAGTTCGACCGCCGTGGCTGGCAGGCGGTGTTCCGGCAGATGATGGGCCATGACCTCGTGCGCCCCGATCCCGAACGTCACGGCGCGTTGCGGCTGACCGACGCCGCGCTGCCCATCCTGCGCGATGCGGCGACGATCGACCTGCGCCGCGACACGATCCGGGCTGCCGGGCGCCGGCCCGATACGCCGCGCGCGCTGGTGTCGGACGAGGACGCCCCGCTGCTGGCCGCACTCAAGGCCAGGCGCCGGGACCTGGCCGAAACCGCCCGGATGCCCGCCTACATGGTGTTCACCGACCGCACCCTGATAGAGATGGCGGAAACCCGGCCCGCCGATCTGGACGCGATGGCACGGATCAGCGGCGTCGGGGCCAAGAAGCTCGACCGCTACGGCGCCGAGTTTCTCGCGGTCATCAATGGCGCGGCGGATATCCCGCACCCGGCGCGGCGCAAGCTGGCCGGGCAGGGGGCGGGCGACCTCTATGACCGGCTGCTGGCGGTGCAGACCGATCTGGCGCGCGGGGCCTGCGGGACGCTGAAACCGATGAGCTGTCCGGCACCATTGCTGGCGCGGGTCGCACAGCTGCGCCCCGGCGATGCCGGGACGCTGGAACGGCTGCTGGGCGACCGGCGCGCGGAACGGTTCGGCCCCGCCTTTCTGGATGTGTTGCAAGGGGCCGGGTAG
- the yaaA gene encoding peroxide stress protein YaaA — translation MLVVISPAKRLDWSEREGATTAPDFAADAVRLARTARNLTLKNLQDLMKISPELAKLNRDRFRAFSETPDADATRPAALGFAGDTYLGLEAASLDPDEWDWAQDHLRILSGLYGLLRPRDAIQPYRLEMGSRLRTRRGASLYAYWGDRIARALNAQGETVGARALVNCASQEYFGAVAPEALELSVITPVFMEDRPGGPKIVSFYAKRARGAMARFIVQHRLTDPAALTGFDSGGYRYQPDLSDPGRPVFLRGAEPGASSIEAS, via the coding sequence ATGCTTGTGGTGATTTCACCGGCCAAGCGGCTGGACTGGAGCGAACGGGAGGGCGCGACCACCGCGCCGGATTTCGCGGCAGATGCGGTCCGCCTGGCGCGGACGGCGCGGAACCTGACGCTGAAGAACCTGCAGGACCTGATGAAGATCAGCCCCGAACTGGCGAAACTGAACCGCGACCGGTTCCGGGCCTTTTCCGAGACCCCGGATGCCGATGCGACCCGCCCGGCGGCACTGGGCTTTGCCGGCGATACCTATCTGGGGCTCGAGGCGGCGTCGCTCGACCCTGATGAATGGGACTGGGCACAGGATCACCTGCGCATCCTGTCCGGTCTCTACGGGCTGTTGCGCCCGCGCGATGCCATTCAGCCCTATCGGCTGGAAATGGGCAGCCGGCTTAGGACGCGGCGGGGCGCCTCGCTTTATGCGTATTGGGGGGACCGGATCGCGCGCGCGCTGAACGCCCAGGGCGAAACGGTGGGCGCGCGGGCGCTGGTGAATTGCGCGAGCCAGGAATATTTCGGGGCGGTCGCACCGGAGGCGCTGGAGCTGTCCGTGATCACCCCGGTGTTCATGGAGGATCGCCCCGGCGGGCCCAAGATCGTGAGCTTCTACGCCAAGCGGGCGCGTGGCGCGATGGCGCGGTTCATCGTTCAGCACCGCCTGACCGATCCCGCCGCGCTGACCGGGTTCGACAGCGGCGGCTACCGGTATCAGCCGGACCTGTCCGACCCCGGTCGTCCGGTGTTCCTGCGCGGGGCCGAGCCCGGCGCATCGAGCATCGAGGCGTCATAG
- a CDS encoding VOC family protein has protein sequence MPDDPPPDTCPDRGFRPRALGEIAIRCADRAGMAAFYRDVIGLEPLDGFHNPAITFLRIGAGYGGHTAVLALFSAEPGAAAPATGAGSSLHHIALSLPFAEQEAAMRWFDRLGQPYRVEQFGWIGWRGVFTLDPEGNTVELVAYDASMLDAPGSAPRRNTGRPGSDRSG, from the coding sequence ATGCCGGACGATCCGCCTCCCGACACCTGCCCCGACCGGGGGTTCCGCCCGCGTGCGCTGGGCGAGATCGCCATCCGTTGCGCCGACCGGGCGGGCATGGCCGCCTTCTACCGCGACGTGATCGGCCTGGAACCGCTGGACGGGTTTCACAATCCCGCCATCACCTTTCTCAGGATCGGTGCGGGCTATGGCGGCCATACCGCGGTGCTGGCGCTGTTTTCCGCAGAGCCGGGCGCGGCGGCTCCGGCCACCGGCGCGGGATCGTCGCTGCATCACATCGCGCTGTCGCTGCCCTTTGCCGAACAGGAGGCGGCGATGCGCTGGTTCGACCGGCTCGGCCAACCCTACCGGGTGGAACAGTTCGGCTGGATCGGCTGGCGCGGCGTGTTCACCCTGGACCCCGAGGGCAACACCGTCGAACTGGTCGCCTATGACGCCTCGATGCTCGATGCGCCGGGCTCGGCCCCGCGCAGGAACACCGGACGACCGGGGTCGGACAGGTCCGGCTGA
- a CDS encoding response regulator, whose translation MSLTHKLAEERRARLAAERLLELKQAELSAANRKLGRHALALTRQIGQTRAEVETVRDENEKVKSDLTAANAKIEIAERRLWHSIQTIQDGFAFFDSDGILIGANSAYIDAFEGLEEIAPGVSYMRILQLMTDEGLVDTQDLAPDDWRAMMAERWFSPSPQPVVIRMWNDAYIRLVDSRAHGGDVVSLALNITATVRYEARLTTARVRAEAANRAKSAFLANMSHEIRTPMNGVVGMADLLLDTGLDEEQQLYVNTIRNSGEALLVIINDVLDYSKIEAEKLTLRPEPFDLERCIHEVVMLLAPIARDKDLALAVDYDLFLPTMFVGDPGRLRQILTNLAGNAVKFTRRGHVLIRVTGVPDDTGSGCAIHVAIEDTGIGIPADKVGHIFGEFNQVDDEHSREFEGTGLGLAITQRLIGLMGGKVWVESEEGKGSCFGFRITLDRAEPMRPLPPIPALTGTTLVVDGQDTNREILRKRLGQLNLPATCCCTGAAAIEAAGADTGLVLCDQSLPDMDGLDLAEALQRDRPGLPVILFSANPGNIDPDPQRARLHDVLQKPVRRSDLLASLARLDQAPALQPAPGDDGDRPVADTTPPQALARSPEAGIPIGQSTVGPTVTRAEPPPVSETAAASVEQRTPAPSQARRMRILAAEDNRTNRLVFTKMVKDLDIDLRFAENGEEAVAAYSEFRPDMVFMDISMPRMDGKQATRAIRAIEADRGGHVPVVAMTAHAMDGDSAEILAAGLDHYLTKPLRKALIHERIAADCPPDARAPLPDSALR comes from the coding sequence ATGAGCCTTACACATAAACTCGCCGAGGAACGGCGTGCGCGGCTTGCCGCCGAACGCCTGCTCGAGCTCAAGCAGGCCGAACTGTCGGCTGCCAACCGCAAGCTCGGCCGCCACGCGCTGGCCCTGACCCGCCAGATCGGCCAGACCAGGGCCGAGGTCGAAACCGTCCGGGACGAAAACGAAAAGGTCAAATCGGACCTGACCGCCGCCAATGCCAAGATCGAGATCGCCGAGCGGCGGCTGTGGCATTCGATCCAGACCATCCAGGACGGGTTCGCCTTTTTCGATTCCGACGGCATCCTGATCGGCGCGAACAGCGCCTATATAGACGCCTTCGAAGGGCTCGAGGAAATCGCCCCCGGCGTGTCCTACATGCGTATCCTGCAACTGATGACCGACGAAGGGCTGGTCGACACCCAGGACCTGGCACCGGACGACTGGCGCGCGATGATGGCCGAGCGCTGGTTTTCCCCGTCCCCCCAGCCGGTCGTGATCCGGATGTGGAACGACGCCTATATCCGTCTGGTCGACAGCCGCGCCCATGGCGGCGACGTGGTCAGCCTCGCGCTGAACATCACCGCCACCGTTCGCTACGAGGCGAGGCTGACGACCGCGCGGGTCAGGGCCGAGGCGGCCAACCGCGCCAAGTCCGCCTTTCTCGCCAACATGAGCCACGAGATCCGCACCCCGATGAACGGCGTGGTCGGCATGGCCGACCTGCTGCTCGACACCGGGCTGGACGAGGAACAGCAGCTCTACGTCAACACCATCCGCAATTCGGGCGAGGCGCTGCTGGTGATCATCAATGACGTGCTCGATTATTCCAAGATCGAGGCCGAGAAACTGACCCTGCGCCCCGAACCCTTCGACCTCGAACGCTGCATCCACGAGGTGGTGATGCTGCTGGCGCCGATCGCCCGCGACAAGGACCTGGCGCTCGCGGTCGATTACGACCTGTTCCTGCCGACGATGTTCGTCGGCGATCCCGGCCGGCTGCGGCAGATCCTGACCAATCTCGCCGGGAATGCGGTGAAATTCACCCGGCGGGGACATGTGCTGATCCGCGTGACCGGCGTGCCCGACGATACCGGCAGCGGCTGCGCGATCCATGTGGCGATCGAGGATACCGGCATCGGCATACCGGCGGACAAGGTCGGCCACATATTCGGCGAATTCAACCAGGTCGATGACGAACACAGCCGCGAATTCGAAGGCACCGGGCTGGGACTGGCGATCACCCAGCGGCTGATCGGGCTGATGGGCGGCAAGGTCTGGGTCGAAAGCGAGGAAGGCAAGGGATCGTGCTTTGGCTTTCGGATCACGCTCGACCGGGCCGAGCCCATGCGCCCGCTGCCCCCCATCCCGGCCCTGACCGGGACCACGCTGGTGGTGGACGGCCAGGACACCAACCGCGAAATCCTGCGCAAACGGCTGGGGCAGCTGAACCTGCCGGCAACCTGCTGCTGCACGGGCGCCGCGGCGATCGAGGCGGCCGGTGCCGACACCGGCCTGGTCCTGTGCGACCAGTCCCTGCCGGACATGGACGGGCTGGATCTGGCCGAGGCCCTGCAGCGCGACCGCCCCGGATTGCCCGTGATCCTGTTCAGCGCCAATCCCGGCAACATCGACCCGGACCCGCAACGGGCAAGGCTGCATGACGTGCTGCAGAAACCGGTCCGGCGCAGCGATCTGCTGGCGAGCCTCGCCCGGCTGGACCAGGCGCCGGCACTCCAACCTGCGCCGGGGGATGACGGGGACAGACCCGTCGCCGACACCACCCCGCCCCAGGCTCTGGCCCGGTCGCCAGAGGCCGGGATCCCCATTGGTCAGAGCACGGTCGGGCCAACGGTTACCAGAGCCGAACCTCCCCCCGTTTCCGAAACCGCTGCCGCGTCGGTCGAACAGCGGACCCCGGCACCGTCACAGGCCCGCAGAATGCGGATCCTGGCGGCCGAGGACAATCGCACCAACCGGCTGGTATTCACCAAGATGGTGAAGGATCTCGACATCGACCTGCGCTTTGCCGAGAACGGCGAAGAGGCGGTCGCGGCCTATTCCGAGTTCCGCCCCGACATGGTGTTCATGGATATCTCGATGCCCCGGATGGATGGCAAACAGGCCACGCGCGCGATCCGCGCCATCGAGGCCGACCGGGGCGGCCATGTGCCGGTCGTCGCCATGACCGCCCATGCGATGGATGGCGACAGCGCCGAGATCCTGGCCGCGGGGCTGGACCATTACCTGACCAAGCCGCTGCGCAAGGCCCTGATCCACGAACGCATCGCCGCTGACTGTCCGCCGGATGCCCGCGCCCCGCTGCCGGATAGCGCGTTGCGCTGA